The genomic stretch TTGAGCGTTTGAGGAGATACACCACTGTgatgtccactttttttttttttggcaaagtagggttaaatattaataaactgaatatttttgtagttatagtACCTGTTTATAATTTTCtagatacagttttttttgccattattagaggtctatagacatgaaataataccacttttggtcacctttacattcactTCTATtactctttgtttacaccacattgtgcaggctaagggatcactgcagggacataagagataGCCACCTGTGACATAGCAAACTACTCAGCTAACTACTTAGCCTCTGCGATTTACTTAGTCTAAACTTAAGGTTTTacggagtggggaaaaaaagccaaagtatgaagacaaaaatgtaccacttccacatggaatgggaggagatgtTTTGTTTCACTCTCTCATGCTACAGAATACTTGATATaacttttcatttattaattcattttctacctcacgaAAGTTgcggccgtgctggagcctatcccagctgtcttcgagcaagaggcggggtacaacctggactggtcaccagccaatcacagggcacatatagacaaacaaccattcacactcacattcatacctatggacaatttggagtcgctaattaacctagcatgtttttggaatgtgggaggaaaccggagtcctctGGGAAAACttacgcatgcacagggagaacatgcaaactccatacagagatggccgagggtggaattgaactcgggtctcctagctgtgaggcttgcgcgctaaccactcatccgctggGCAGCCCAAAttcacaattttattcttgtttttcaaTGTGGTCCTAATTGCACAAGGATTACAAGAcacatttacacaaaaataattttgcgctaccagaaaaaaacataacaagctTCCTTTTACTACACTGCCATCTATAGGTGATGACTGGAcctgttgtttgtttgtatcatatcatgcgctaaccactcgccactCGCGATTTACTTAGTCTCAACTTGAGGTTTTTAGGAGTGGGGAAGAAAGCCAAAGTATGaagtaaaaaatgtaccacttccacatggaatcgGAGGAGATGTTTTGTTTCACACTTTCATGCTCTCATGCTACAGAATACCagatataacttgtctttcaataatgTATTATTGACTATTCAGACTTCAGCAACCACAAATTAGATtaggatagatagatagatagatagatagatagatagatagatagatagatagatagatagatagatagatagatagatagatagatagatagatagatagatagatagatagatagatagatagatagatagatagatagatagatagatagatagatagatagatagatagatagatagatagatagatagatagatagatagatagatagatagatagatagatagatagatagatagatagatagatagatagatagatagatagatagatagatagatagatagatagatagatagatagatagatagatagatagatagatagatagatagatagatagatagatagatagatagatagatagatagatagatagatagatagatagatagatagatagatagatagatagatagatagatagatagatagatagatagatagatagatagatagatagatagatagatagatagatagatagatagatagatagatagatagatagatagatagatagatagatagatagatagatagatagatagatagatagatagatagatagatagatagatagatagatagatagatagatagatagatagatagatagatagatagatagatagatagatagatagatggagggatggatggatggatggatggatgcatggctggctggatggatggatggatggatggatggatggatggatggatagatagaacacagctgtgaaattgccaacgaaatgtcgttgcctggctcccatataataataaacaataatgtggagaataaatagatgacatgaaatattaacaatgataaaatacaataaaatatacagcgagggagcgatatttgaaccgcgatgtagcgagggatgactatGTACAGTAGGCGCCATATCCAGTATGTCTGTTTACAGTATGCACGTTTGTCCCAATCCCAGTTTTCCATTCCAGATTGTCTGTAATGATTGATGATTAGGACCTCATTTTATGCCTGGAGAATGGGaattgtgtgtgcgtgagagagagagagcgagagagaaggagagagggagagcTAGAGAGAGATAGAGTTTACCCCCAGGCTTTAAGCTGATTAAATAAAAGGTGAGTTCATGAGCTGCACGTGGGTCTAATAGAGCACTGATGCAGAGTGCTTAGTTGAAGCAGTTATGTTCATCAAAGTTGAAAATATGCTTATAATAATTAGGAATCGGGAGGTCGGAGGGCCTTAGGCTACTTTGTGGACTATCAAATTGCAATCTGTGCAGTAGCACTGGttacaagaagaagaagttggCTTTGTCATAAACCAATGATTCCTCTGTCACTTTGTGTCCTTTCAGCCTCGACTGACTTGGCTTGTGATCAAAGATTCTcactggtcttttttttttttttaaaaaaagaagagatccgtcaccatggcaacagtgtCCCTGCAAAAAGAAGAGGGTCCAACTGACTCACTTGAAGCGCAAGAAAGCCAGATGCAAGGTGACGCAAACCTCAGTTCCTCTGCGCTGGACCCAAAAGCTCCCAGAACAGAACCAGAAGAAGACACCGATGACGTGTTCAGAGACCAAACTGATGAAATGCTGCCAGAACTAGAACAAGATTCCCAGCATTCCCAGTCTAATAAGGAACCTGACATGaatcaaacaaatcaaaatgcTATCCAGCCGCCTCCTTGTCTGTCTCTTGATGCCTCACAAAGACAGACATATCTGGAGAAAGAGAAGATGCAAAGTACCACTGATGAGGTTAACTCAAACGAATACTTTATATCGACTCAATTTCGCCCAAATGTTCAAGAATCATCAACTTGTGAGGAGAGTGCTCCACTAGCAGACTCTTCTCGGAGCAGTTTCAACACAGGTCCACCTAGAAGTATCCCGAGTTTGGTTGTCCAACAAGAAACATCTCATTTTGCTGATGATATCAAAGAGGAGACAAACAAGGCGTGTTCCAAGTCTGCAGACCCAACTGTGGATGTAGTTCCCTCAGAAAACCAGCAAGGGGAGCTAATACCCGAAGGCCTACAAGGCCCTACCCCCAAGGGCTCAAACCAGGAAGCTGCTCAACAGGTGCTTGGCCAGACCTCTGCACCTTTGTGTGAGGTTGCCATGGAGTTGTCCAATCAGGGCAGGGCTGCTTATGAAGGCTGTGTTGTCACTGTGAGAGAAAAGAAGGCTGGCTGGGTGGGGGAGAGGACACAGGGAGAAAGCGAAACAGGAGAACAGAGAAACGGCGGACTTGGAAAGAACAAGTCACAAGTTCTCATCGAAACGCTGGAAGAACATCTTCAAGGACGCATCAGTATGGAAAGCGACTCGAGCGATGATAGCCAGAGTGACAGTGGACTATCTGCAGACTTCTCACCACGAAGCACTTCCAACATCTCGACGGACTCCCAAGCACCTCCACTGAAAGAAACCCCCATTGATAAGGAGATCAGACGTGCCATTGAACGTGAACAAAGTCTGAGAAGATCCAGAGGGATGCCACATACATCCAAAGAATTTGTTGAGATCCCGGTAAGGAAAACTATTGGCGACTCCATCGTTTCTTCCAACTCGGACAAATTCCAAGGCTTAGACAGGCAGCTAGCAAACAAAATGGTACAACAGGAAATCAGCGAGGAGCTCCGTCGAGAACAAGATCTGGTCAAGCTGGGGAAGGTTCCCGGTTTCTACGACAAAGGTACTGTTCGGCAACTTAAAGAGAAGAAGCTGATTTTCGAGGCCTTTCAAACCCACAGTGAGCCACCTTTGAGCGTATCAGGTAGGAGTAAGGCCTCATCCTGGTCCTCCAGCAGTGACAGCTCCACTGTGGACACCCACGACGACAGCTCA from Doryrhamphus excisus isolate RoL2022-K1 chromosome 1, RoL_Dexc_1.0, whole genome shotgun sequence encodes the following:
- the misp3 gene encoding uncharacterized protein misp3, which translates into the protein MATVSLQKEEGPTDSLEAQESQMQGDANLSSSALDPKAPRTEPEEDTDDVFRDQTDEMLPELEQDSQHSQSNKEPDMNQTNQNAIQPPPCLSLDASQRQTYLEKEKMQSTTDEVNSNEYFISTQFRPNVQESSTCEESAPLADSSRSSFNTGPPRSIPSLVVQQETSHFADDIKEETNKACSKSADPTVDVVPSENQQGELIPEGLQGPTPKGSNQEAAQQVLGQTSAPLCEVAMELSNQGRAAYEGCVVTVREKKAGWVGERTQGESETGEQRNGGLGKNKSQVLIETLEEHLQGRISMESDSSDDSQSDSGLSADFSPRSTSNISTDSQAPPLKETPIDKEIRRAIEREQSLRRSRGMPHTSKEFVEIPVRKTIGDSIVSSNSDKFQGLDRQLANKMVQQEISEELRREQDLVKLGKVPGFYDKGTVRQLKEKKLIFEAFQTHSEPPLSVSGRSKASSWSSSSDSSTVDTHDDSSSQASTVKSSEMKQIIEDQKRDAYASSTTRGPGLSEGMSCQVIIVENNMTLSGQKLQRGVLEADNPSRVDSEASYVFPSSSEGHILEEEEMMSKRNPFFKLRTPTNVIKVEQDIREAQERERELRKQRVHLYGGEGGTARGGGGGGDLRRSLQVSVPDSSASPSKGGSGATGSRPAVGKLSMWPPGHDQKETINKPKTSHSSRQKTPLVHLWESGLVNGHNLDHQS